The proteins below are encoded in one region of Candidatus Methylomirabilota bacterium:
- a CDS encoding DNA polymerase ligase N-terminal domain-containing protein produces the protein MAEDQQRTLADYERKRDPARTPEPFGDRRAAPGNLFVVQKHAARRLHYDLRLEIDGTLKSWAVPRGPSVRPHDKRLAVHVEDHPVEYADFEGVIPAGNYGAGAVIVWDRGWYRLLKPGDPLDQLARGKLEVEFFGYKLRGAWTLARMSGKDKDWLLLKKADAFAGDTELTERFPESVLSGLTVDELREGPQRLTTLRARLDELGAPRWNVAPRAQPLMLATLVERPFSRKGWLFEVKYDGIRILAFRDGQTVELYGRSGQAFTTRYPEIVRALRALPLDRFVLDGEIVAFDESGRPSFQRLQARMHLTRPADIERARATVPVSGVFFDAVALDGRDLRHLPLGERKACLALLLPPRGVIRYGDHVLEQGEPFFEAVCEQRLEGIVAKKIDSRYTGG, from the coding sequence ATGGCTGAAGATCAGCAGCGGACGCTGGCCGACTACGAGCGCAAGCGCGACCCGGCGCGAACGCCCGAGCCGTTTGGCGATCGCCGCGCGGCGCCGGGCAACCTCTTCGTGGTCCAGAAGCACGCGGCCCGCCGCCTCCACTATGACCTGCGGCTGGAGATCGACGGCACCCTGAAGAGCTGGGCGGTGCCCCGGGGGCCGTCGGTCCGCCCCCACGACAAGCGCCTGGCCGTGCACGTCGAGGACCACCCCGTCGAGTACGCGGACTTCGAGGGCGTCATCCCCGCGGGCAACTACGGCGCCGGCGCGGTGATCGTGTGGGACCGGGGCTGGTATCGGCTGCTCAAGCCCGGCGACCCGCTCGACCAGCTGGCCCGCGGCAAGCTCGAGGTGGAGTTCTTCGGCTACAAGCTGCGGGGGGCCTGGACGCTGGCGCGCATGAGCGGCAAGGACAAGGACTGGCTCCTCCTCAAGAAGGCGGACGCCTTCGCGGGCGACACCGAGCTCACCGAGCGGTTCCCGGAGTCGGTGCTGTCGGGGCTGACCGTGGACGAGTTGCGCGAGGGGCCGCAGCGGCTCACGACATTGCGCGCGCGCCTGGACGAGCTGGGAGCCCCCCGGTGGAATGTCGCGCCCCGCGCCCAGCCCCTCATGCTCGCCACGCTGGTGGAGCGCCCCTTCTCCCGCAAGGGCTGGCTGTTCGAGGTCAAGTACGACGGCATCCGCATCCTGGCCTTCCGCGACGGCCAGACCGTCGAGCTCTACGGGCGAAGCGGCCAGGCCTTCACCACACGCTATCCCGAGATCGTCCGGGCGCTGCGGGCCTTGCCGCTGGACCGGTTCGTCCTCGACGGGGAGATCGTCGCCTTCGACGAGAGCGGCCGTCCGTCCTTCCAGCGGCTGCAGGCGCGCATGCACCTCACGCGGCCGGCCGACATCGAGCGCGCTCGGGCGACGGTCCCCGTCAGCGGCGTCTTCTTCGACGCGGTGGCGCTGGACGGGCGCGACCTCCGCCACCTCCCGCTGGGAGAGCGCAAGGCCTGCCTGGCGCTCTTGCTCCCCCCGCGCGGCGTGATCCGCTACGGCGATCACGTCCTGGAGCAGGGCGAGCCGTTCTTCGAGGCGGTGTGCGAGCAGCGTCTCGAAGGCATCGTGGCCAAGAAGATCGACAGCCGGTACACGGGGGG